A window of the Cannabis sativa cultivar Pink pepper isolate KNU-18-1 chromosome X, ASM2916894v1, whole genome shotgun sequence genome harbors these coding sequences:
- the LOC115700382 gene encoding elongation of fatty acids protein 3-like, translating into MHITSLLILLMQRIKYWLSEHPKIVGFRWSPTQSWGSTWSFVFGAIATYVVTAIALHLILSLLLRRRPKPVSLGPIPAVHSLAMAVISATIFVGMLVSAAAEIRDTRWLWPRTKTTTPLQWLLCFPIGTRSSGRVFFWSYVFYLSRFLHLLRTFITILRYRKLSSSNLIRQSILVLTPFLWLEFSQSFQVLAIIFTTLVNTVVYGYRFWVGGGASFTLPVPVVELEVNCQVLSVGFNVICHIGVVVLHFRKGGCNGIGAWVCNSILNAVILVQFYLQNVNIKSTELLREQDAAILEPNKNI; encoded by the coding sequence ATGCACATTACATCATTATTAATATTGTTGATGCAGAGAATCAAGTATTGGCTATCGGAACACCCCAAAATCGTCGGCTTCAGGTGGAGCCCCACTCAATCATGGGGCTCCACGTGGTCCTTCGTATTCGGAGCAATAGCCACCTACGTCGTCACCGCCATCGCTCTCCACCTCATCCTCTCCCTCCTACTCAGGCGCCGACCTAAACCCGTCTCACTCGGGCCAATCCCAGCAGTCCACAGCCTCGCCATGGCAGTAATCTCAGCTACCATCTTCGTCGGAATGCTGGTCTCCGCCGCCGCCGAGATTCGAGACACGCGGTGGTTGTGGCCACGTACAAAGACCACAACCCCTCTTCAGTGGCTGCTCTGTTTCCCAATAGGCACGAGATCTTCAGGGCGCGTGTTCTTCTGGTCGTACGTGTTCTACCTCTCTCGGTTCCTCCACCTGCTACGCACATTCATCACAATCCTCCGTTACCGGAAGCTGAGCTCGTCAAACCTTATCCGGCAGTCGATCCTGGTTCTGACGCCGTTTCTGTGGCTGGAATTCTCACAGTCGTTTCAAGTTCTGGCTATAATTTTCACTACCTTGGTTAACACGGTAGTGTACGGTTACCGTTTCTGGGTGGGAGGTGGCGCGAGCTTCACACTCCCAGTCCCAGTGGTTGAACTTGAAGTGAATTGTCAGGTTTTGTCAGTGGGATTCAATGTGATATGCCATATTGGGGTTGTTGTTCTCCATTTCCGGAAAGGTGGGTGTAATGGGATTGGAGCTTGGGTGTGTAACTCAATTCTCAACGCTGTAATCCTTGTACAGTTCTACCTCCAAAATGTGAATATCAAATCTACCGAGCTGCTACGGGAACAGGACGCTGCTATATTGgaaccaaataaaaatatttag
- the LOC115700391 gene encoding probable 1-acyl-sn-glycerol-3-phosphate acyltransferase 4 — protein sequence MEKSNTCSRKHRPLNLLRLVRGLICLVVFVSTAFIFLVYFAPPLAVILRFLSIRWSRKVTSFAFSLWLALWPFMFEKINRTKVVFYGDTVPSKERVMVIANHRTEVDWMYLWDLALRKGCLGHIKYVLKDSLMKLPVFGWGFHVLEFVPLQRKWESDEPVLRQMLSTFTDAQDPLWLAIFPEGTDFTEQKCKNSQNFAAQVGLPVLYNVLLPKTKGFCVCLEVLRGSLDAVYDVTIAYKNNCPSFLDNVFGLDPSEVHIHVRRIPVTDIPSSEADSSAWLIDSFHLKDKLLSNFKIQSHFPDPVSQEELSSFKCLANFMLVIFLTVVFGYLTFSFLWSKIYIFLSCAYLASATNLNIRPKPFLGSIRALFCFKTNKK from the exons atgGAGAAATCCAATACTTGTTCAAGAAAGCATCGACCATTGAACCTGTTGAGACTAGTAAGGGGTTTGATATGTTTAGTGGTGTTTGTATCAACTGCTTTCATATTCCTTGTCTACTTTGCCCCTCCATTAGCTGTAATCTTGAGGTTTTTAAGCATTCGATGGAGTAGAAAAGTAACATCTTTTGCGTTCAGTCTTTGGCTGGCTTTGTGGCCTTTTATGTTTGAGAAGATAAACAGAACAAAGGTTGTGTTCTATGGAGATACTGTTCCATCAAAGGAACGAGTTATGGTCATTGCTAATCATAGGACTGAGGTTGATTGGATGTACCTATGGGATCTAGCATTGAGAAAAGGGTGCCTTGGCCATATCAAGTATGTCCTCAAAGACAGCCTCATGAAATTGCCTGTGTTTGGTTGGGGATTTCATGTTTTGGAGTTTGTTCCTCTACAGAGAAAGTGGGAATCTGATGAACCTGTTTTGCGCCAAATGCTTTCCACTTTTACTGATGCTCAAGATCCATTATGGCTAGCTATTTTCCCGGAAGGAACTGATTTTAC TGAACAAAAATGCAAGAACAGTCAGAATTTTGCTGCACAAGTTGGACTTCCTGTGTTGTACAATGTTCTACTCCCCAAAACAAAAGGTTTTTGCGTTTGCTTAGAGGTCTTAAGGGGTTCCTTGGATGCAG TTTATGATGTGACTATTGCCTACAAGAATAATTGCCCTTCTTTCTTAGACAATGTGTTTGGGTTAGATCCTTCAGAAGTTCATATCCATGTTAGGCGTATCCCAGTTACAGATATTCCATCATCTGAGGCCGATTCCAGTGCTTGGCTAATTGATTCATTCCATCTTAAGGACAAGTTACTCTCAAATTTCAAGATTCAGAGCCATTTCCCTGACCCAGTTTCACAAGAGGAACTTTCTTCTTTCAAGTGCTTGGCAAATTTCATGcttgtaatttttttgactGTCGTATTTGGTTACCTTACCTTTTCATTTCTTTGGTCCAAAATCTACATTTTTTTATCTTGTGCATACCTTGCTTCGGCTACTAATCTGAACATTCGGCCTAAGCCATTTCTAGGCTCTATTAGAGCTTTGTTTTGTTTCAAGACAAACAAGAAATGA
- the LOC115700397 gene encoding pathogenesis-related thaumatin-like protein 3.5 — protein sequence MAITSTPTFHLLLLLLFSLGNVGYGTVFTLQNQCSYTVWPGTLSGNGAGILGDGGFVLQSGESVHLTAPPGWSGRFWGRTQCNFDESGNGKCETGDCGPLKCTGGGAPPVTLVEFTIGSTSTDKDFYDVSLVDGYNVGMGVKAVGGTGDCQYAGCVNDLNGNCPAELRVTESGSGSTIACKSACAAFNAPEFCCTGDHATPQTCSPTQYSAMFKSACPTAYSYAYDDASSTCTCSGSNYLITFCPTGSSL from the exons ATGGCCATTACCAGCACTCCCACCTTTCACCTTCTTCTGCTCCTTCTTTTCTCTTTAG GAAATGTGGGGTATGGAACTGTATTCACTCTCCAAAACCAATGCAGCTACACAGTATGGCCAGGGACGCTATCCGGAAACGGAGCGGGGATTCTAGGGGATGGAGGTTTCGTGTTACAGTCCGGTGAGTCGGTCCATCTCACAGCACCACCGGGATGGTCGGGTCGGTTCTGGGGCAGGACCCAATGCAACTTCGACGAGTCTGGTAATGGAAAGTGCGAGACCGGAGACTGTGGCCCGCTAAAATGCACCGGAGGTGGGGCCCCGCCCGTAACCCTAGTGGAGTTCACAATCGGGTCGACCTCAACCGACAAGGATTTCTACGACGTTAGCCTCGTCGACGGTTACAACGTCGGTATGGGAGTCAAGGCCGTCGGAGGAACCGGAGATTGCCAGTACGCAGGTTGCGTCAACGACTTAAATGGGAACTGCCCCGCCGAGCTCCGAGTGACGGAATCGGGTTCGGGTTCTACAATCGCGTGCAAAAGCGCGTGCGCGGCTTTCAACGCGCCGGAGTTTTGCTGCACTGGGGATCACGCGACGCCGCAAACATGCTCGCCGACTCAGTACTCGGCCATGTTCAAGAGCGCGTGTCCAACCGCGTACAGTTACGCTTACGACGATGCCTCCAGTACCTGTACCTGTTCCGGGTCGAATTACTTGATCACCTTTTGCCCAACCGGGTCATccctttga
- the LOC115696579 gene encoding uncharacterized mitochondrial protein AtMg00860-like has protein sequence MPEHYKKDCPQLKKEESKIKAKLAPARVFTLTQANAKTSPSVVTDVFPDELLDLRTQREIDFVIDLAPRAEPVSFLRHIVTKDRIMVDSGKIESVRDRPRPKIVTEVKSFLGLAGYYHQFIEGFSRISTPLIELTKRNQRLLWTDKCETSFQELKQRLTTTPVLALPSDKEVCGLL, from the exons ATGCCTGAGCATTACAAAAAAGACTGTCCGCAACTAAAGAAAGAAGAGTCAAAGATAAAAGCAAAGCTCGCTCCAGCAAGGGTGTTTACTCTTACTCAGGCTAATGCAAAAACTAGTCCCTctgttgttacag ATGTATTTCCTGATGAACTTCTGGATTTACGAACGCAACGGGAGATAGATTTTGTTATTGACCTAGCACCTAGAGCAGAGCCA GTGTCTTTTCTCAGACACATTGTCACTAAAGATAGGATCATGGTTGATtcagggaagattgaatccgtcagggatcgGCCAAGGCCAAAGATAGTTACAGAAGTCaaaagttttctgggtttagcTGGTTATTATCATCAGTTCATTGAGGGATTTTCTAGGATCTCAACGCCCTTAATAGAACTAACCAAAAGGAATCAACGGTTGTTATGGACAGAcaagtgtgaaacaagctttCAAGAGTTGAAACAGCGATTGACTACAACTCCGGTATTAGCACTACCATCAGATAAAGAAGTTTGTGGtttactgtga